The proteins below come from a single Mesobacillus jeotgali genomic window:
- a CDS encoding acyl-CoA dehydrogenase family protein — protein sequence MLNFDFTEEQELLRKTVRSFVDKEIMPYIKEWDENQHFESGILTRLADLGLMGVCIPEQYGGSGMDYNSLAIVCEELERGDTAFRTAVSVHTGLNSMTLLQWGNEEQKQKYLIPQSKGQKVGAFGLTEPNAGSDVAAMQTTARDAGDHYVLNGSKTWISLCDVADHFLIFAYTDKSKKHHGISAFIVERTWEGFSSKAIKGKLGIRAGNTGGIFFDNVKVPKDNLLGQEGDGFKIAMSALDNGRFTVAAGACGTIMASLEASVRYCHERSTFGKEIGRHQLVQQMIAKMEAGLVQSRLLVYRAGCLKNQGKRNTRETSLAKWQACDYAYEAANDAVQIHGAYGFSNEYPVERYLRNAKAPVIYEGTREIHTVMQGEYVLGYRVDKPLSNMLPTWPFESITEEAVK from the coding sequence ATGTTGAATTTTGATTTTACCGAAGAACAAGAGCTTTTGAGAAAAACGGTCAGGAGCTTTGTCGATAAGGAAATCATGCCTTATATAAAAGAGTGGGATGAGAACCAGCATTTTGAATCTGGTATTTTAACAAGACTTGCCGACCTGGGACTAATGGGTGTCTGCATTCCGGAACAATACGGCGGCAGCGGAATGGACTATAACTCCCTTGCGATTGTATGTGAGGAACTTGAGAGGGGCGACACGGCCTTCAGGACCGCGGTATCTGTGCACACCGGGTTGAACAGCATGACATTGCTGCAGTGGGGAAATGAAGAACAAAAGCAAAAGTACCTGATCCCACAGTCAAAAGGACAGAAGGTTGGAGCGTTCGGGCTTACCGAACCAAATGCAGGGTCCGATGTGGCCGCCATGCAGACAACGGCCCGTGACGCAGGAGATCACTATGTACTCAATGGATCAAAGACTTGGATATCATTATGTGATGTAGCGGACCATTTTCTGATATTTGCCTACACCGATAAAAGTAAAAAACACCACGGCATTTCTGCTTTTATTGTCGAGAGAACCTGGGAAGGCTTCTCCTCCAAAGCGATAAAAGGAAAGTTGGGTATTAGGGCCGGAAATACCGGTGGGATTTTCTTTGATAATGTAAAGGTTCCTAAAGATAATTTGTTGGGGCAGGAGGGAGATGGGTTTAAAATTGCAATGTCTGCCTTGGATAATGGCCGCTTTACGGTTGCTGCGGGGGCATGTGGCACAATTATGGCAAGCCTTGAGGCCAGTGTGAGGTACTGTCATGAACGAAGCACTTTTGGCAAAGAGATCGGCAGACACCAGCTCGTCCAGCAGATGATCGCCAAGATGGAAGCAGGATTGGTACAATCACGATTGCTCGTATACCGTGCAGGCTGCCTTAAAAACCAGGGAAAGAGGAATACCAGGGAAACCTCCCTTGCAAAGTGGCAGGCATGCGACTATGCCTATGAAGCCGCAAATGATGCCGTCCAAATCCATGGTGCATACGGTTTCTCCAACGAATATCCGGTTGAACGGTATTTAAGGAACGCCAAAGCACCAGTCATCTATGAAGGAACACGAGAAATTCATACAGTCATGCAGGGAGAGTATGTATTAGGATATCGAGTCGATAAACCATTGTCCAATATGCTCCCAACCTGGCCGTTTGAGTCCATTACAGAAGAGGCCGTGAAATAA
- a CDS encoding M42 family metallopeptidase, producing the protein MGYPNTDETVNLLKELVSIPSPSGNTNEVITYVENYLKELQVETKRNRKGGLIATLPGKDQENHRMLTAHVDTLGAIVKEIKPSGRLKLDLIGGFKYNSIEGEYCEIETSSGKKFTGTILMHQTSVHVYKDAGKAERNQDNMEVRIDEKVHSADEVRALGIEVGDFVSFDPRVQISPSGYIKSRHLDDKASVAILLQLIKQVKAENIELPYTTHFLISNNEEIGYGGNSNITPETVEYLAVDMGAMGDGQSTDEYTVSICVKDASGPYHYELRKRLTQLAIDNEIGYKLDIYPFYGSDASAAIRSGHDIIHGLIGPGIDSSHAFERTHKDSIENTAKLLYHYVQSELIL; encoded by the coding sequence ATGGGTTATCCGAACACAGATGAAACAGTAAATTTATTGAAGGAACTGGTCAGCATCCCAAGTCCTTCAGGAAATACGAACGAAGTCATTACATATGTAGAAAATTATCTAAAAGAACTACAGGTTGAAACGAAACGGAACCGCAAAGGCGGATTGATTGCCACTCTTCCTGGCAAGGACCAGGAAAACCACAGAATGCTTACTGCCCACGTCGATACTCTAGGAGCAATTGTAAAAGAAATTAAGCCAAGCGGGCGCTTGAAGCTTGATTTGATTGGCGGCTTCAAGTATAACTCGATTGAAGGCGAGTATTGTGAAATTGAAACTTCAAGCGGCAAAAAGTTTACCGGTACGATTTTAATGCACCAGACATCTGTCCATGTCTACAAGGATGCAGGTAAAGCAGAACGCAACCAGGACAATATGGAAGTGCGAATTGATGAAAAAGTACATAGTGCAGACGAGGTAAGAGCACTCGGAATTGAAGTCGGTGATTTTGTTTCTTTTGATCCCCGTGTTCAAATTTCACCATCGGGATACATTAAATCTCGTCACCTTGATGACAAGGCAAGTGTCGCAATTCTGCTTCAGTTAATCAAACAAGTTAAGGCAGAAAACATCGAACTTCCTTATACAACACACTTTTTGATTTCCAATAACGAAGAAATTGGCTATGGCGGAAACTCGAATATTACACCGGAAACCGTTGAGTATCTAGCGGTCGATATGGGTGCCATGGGTGATGGCCAGTCTACAGATGAGTATACGGTCTCCATCTGCGTAAAGGATGCGAGCGGCCCATATCATTACGAGCTGAGGAAAAGACTGACACAGCTTGCGATTGACAATGAAATCGGCTACAAACTTGATATTTACCCATTCTACGGATCAGACGCATCTGCCGCTATTCGTTCAGGACATGATATCATCCATGGACTTATCGGGCCGGGTATTGACTCTTCCCACGCTTTCGAAAGAACACATAAGGATTCTATCGAAAACACAGCGAAACTCCTGTATCACTACGTACAATCTGAATTAATTCTATAA
- a CDS encoding aldehyde dehydrogenase family protein yields the protein MTVKVDVKTFPLFINGKWEAASSQETFDVFNPATGELVARVAKGNSKDVDRAVDAARRAFDDTDWKDMKPKDRSKVLYAISYQIAAHAEQLAYLEAVSSGGTVRRIGGNDILQMVDLFQTLAKFVEEYEFSETLPSPPFPGPAHNFIWREPIGVCAAITPWNLPMVIATWKIAPALAMGNTVVVKPASYTPLSTLKLAEIISQVVPPGVINVVTGPGAEVGEKLASHPKVDKVAFTGSTEVGRKVMQLAAGTVKNTTLELGGKSPNIILEDADLSIALPGSLFGVFLHSGQLCESGTRLFVPDHLHDVIVENLVKLAGKIKLGNPLDPASDVGPIISKKQKETILSYIEAGKAEGATLVCGGNEAEVAGCENGHFIEPTIFTNVTNDMKIAREEIFGPVLSVIRYTDVDEAIKMANDSIYGLAAGVWTRDVNKAYEVARKLQAGVVWINDWHMLRNDAPFGGYKQSGIGREMGKHSLDAYTQVKHVHTSMVPEAHKRHWYGLLLSDTTE from the coding sequence ATGACAGTTAAAGTCGATGTAAAAACGTTCCCGCTATTCATTAATGGAAAATGGGAGGCAGCGAGCAGCCAGGAAACATTTGATGTCTTTAATCCGGCGACTGGAGAACTGGTGGCACGTGTGGCCAAAGGCAATTCAAAAGATGTAGACAGGGCAGTTGATGCAGCGCGCAGGGCATTCGATGATACCGATTGGAAGGATATGAAGCCAAAGGACCGATCAAAGGTGCTTTATGCAATTTCCTATCAAATAGCTGCCCATGCAGAACAATTGGCCTATCTTGAGGCGGTCAGTTCCGGCGGCACAGTGAGAAGAATTGGCGGTAACGATATTCTGCAGATGGTCGATTTGTTCCAGACATTGGCCAAGTTCGTTGAAGAATATGAATTCTCGGAAACGCTGCCAAGTCCGCCATTCCCGGGACCGGCACATAATTTCATCTGGCGCGAACCAATCGGAGTTTGCGCAGCGATTACTCCTTGGAACCTGCCAATGGTGATCGCGACATGGAAAATCGCTCCAGCTTTGGCGATGGGAAATACGGTTGTCGTCAAGCCGGCAAGCTACACTCCTTTATCGACTTTGAAGCTGGCTGAAATCATTTCACAGGTCGTCCCTCCTGGAGTCATTAACGTCGTGACTGGCCCTGGGGCTGAAGTAGGCGAAAAGCTGGCAAGTCACCCAAAAGTTGATAAGGTTGCTTTTACAGGATCGACAGAAGTGGGCCGAAAGGTAATGCAGTTGGCTGCAGGGACAGTGAAGAACACGACTCTGGAGCTTGGCGGTAAGTCACCTAACATCATTTTGGAAGATGCTGACTTAAGCATCGCACTGCCAGGAAGCTTATTTGGAGTGTTCCTTCATTCGGGCCAGCTTTGTGAATCAGGAACGAGGCTGTTTGTTCCGGATCATTTGCATGATGTAATCGTTGAAAACCTTGTCAAGCTGGCTGGGAAAATCAAACTTGGCAATCCACTTGACCCTGCAAGTGATGTCGGTCCGATCATTTCCAAAAAGCAAAAAGAAACGATTTTATCTTATATCGAAGCAGGAAAAGCAGAAGGAGCCACCCTTGTTTGCGGCGGAAACGAAGCTGAGGTTGCTGGCTGTGAAAATGGACATTTCATTGAACCAACAATTTTCACAAATGTAACCAATGACATGAAAATTGCCCGTGAAGAAATCTTCGGTCCTGTCTTGTCTGTGATTCGATATACAGATGTTGATGAAGCAATTAAAATGGCGAATGACTCCATCTACGGTCTAGCTGCCGGCGTATGGACCAGGGATGTGAATAAAGCTTATGAGGTTGCCCGCAAGCTGCAGGCTGGAGTGGTCTGGATCAATGACTGGCATATGCTGCGCAATGATGCGCCATTTGGCGGATACAAACAGAGCGGCATCGGCCGCGAAATGGGCAAGCATTCATTAGATGCCTACACTCAAGTTAAGCATGTGCACACTTCGATGGTACCGGAAGCCCATAAACGCCATTGGTATGGACTGCTTTTATCCGATACAACTGAATAA
- a CDS encoding class I adenylate-forming enzyme family protein: MKLKELLENNISKYGEYPFIYYKDQQYTNIETRQYADRIANGLHKLGVGKGDRIVVCMPNNPEVIFSYQGITRSGAVIVPIMFTLHPKEIQYIIKNCEAKVVIASSYTAENMKKAIEGLEVKPILVVTDLPGSDDLLNLYDLMSSESAGTEDDSDENETAVILYTSGTTGNPKGVLLTHKNLYTNAVNSAAHNETERGVTIGVLPLAHVYGLTISNTCYITGSSVVVFARFDPEEIFKAIETYKVKAFSAVPAMIHAMVGSPKADQYDTSSLEWIGSGSAPLPIALLNGFRQKFGAKVFEGYGLSEAAPIVTAHNKKIEIKPGSVGIPLPGVNIKIVDHLGREVPTGEVGELIVSGDNVTPGYYQNREETNKVIKEGWLFTGDMARVDNEGYLYIVDRKKDLVIRGGFNIYPRDIEELLNAHESVSEAAVIGVPDEAMGEEIVACVVRKAGASPTEDELIHYCQDNLAKNKTPKKIVFMEALPRNGVGKILKTRLRETAATIITK; the protein is encoded by the coding sequence ATGAAGCTGAAAGAGCTGCTTGAAAATAACATCAGTAAATACGGGGAATATCCGTTTATCTATTATAAAGACCAGCAATATACAAACATTGAAACGAGGCAGTATGCTGACCGGATTGCGAATGGTCTCCATAAGCTCGGAGTGGGAAAAGGCGACCGGATTGTCGTCTGTATGCCGAATAACCCTGAAGTGATATTTTCCTATCAAGGCATCACCAGGAGCGGTGCCGTCATTGTTCCAATCATGTTCACCCTGCATCCAAAAGAAATTCAGTACATCATCAAAAATTGTGAAGCCAAAGTTGTCATTGCCTCTTCCTATACAGCAGAAAATATGAAAAAGGCGATAGAAGGCCTGGAAGTCAAACCAATCCTGGTCGTTACTGATCTTCCTGGCAGTGATGATTTGTTAAACCTCTATGATCTCATGTCTTCGGAGTCAGCTGGCACCGAGGATGATTCTGATGAAAACGAAACCGCCGTGATTTTATACACCTCAGGAACAACTGGAAACCCAAAAGGTGTTCTTTTGACCCACAAAAATCTCTACACCAATGCAGTCAACTCCGCAGCCCATAATGAAACCGAAAGAGGCGTTACGATTGGCGTCCTCCCGTTAGCGCATGTCTACGGGCTTACCATATCAAATACATGCTATATAACGGGAAGTTCAGTTGTTGTTTTCGCCCGTTTTGACCCAGAAGAAATTTTCAAAGCTATTGAGACCTATAAGGTAAAAGCTTTCTCCGCAGTACCTGCGATGATCCATGCTATGGTTGGCAGCCCAAAAGCGGACCAATATGATACATCCTCCCTTGAGTGGATTGGCTCAGGGTCGGCACCGCTGCCAATTGCCCTGTTAAATGGATTCCGCCAAAAGTTTGGGGCAAAAGTTTTTGAGGGGTATGGCTTATCAGAAGCAGCCCCAATCGTGACAGCGCATAATAAAAAAATTGAAATAAAGCCAGGTTCAGTCGGAATCCCGCTTCCAGGGGTCAACATAAAAATCGTTGATCATCTGGGCAGGGAAGTCCCCACAGGAGAAGTTGGCGAACTGATCGTTTCTGGTGATAATGTTACTCCTGGCTATTATCAGAACAGAGAAGAAACAAACAAGGTAATCAAGGAAGGCTGGCTTTTCACCGGTGATATGGCCAGGGTTGATAACGAAGGCTATCTCTATATTGTCGACAGGAAAAAGGATTTGGTGATCAGGGGTGGATTTAATATATACCCCCGTGATATTGAAGAGCTGCTGAACGCCCATGAGTCTGTCTCAGAGGCAGCTGTCATTGGAGTACCTGATGAAGCGATGGGTGAGGAAATCGTCGCATGTGTCGTGAGAAAAGCGGGCGCGTCACCAACAGAGGATGAACTGATTCATTACTGTCAGGACAATCTTGCCAAAAACAAAACACCAAAGAAGATTGTTTTTATGGAAGCATTGCCACGGAACGGAGTCGGCAAAATCCTCAAGACCCGTCTAAGAGAAACAGCTGCTACGATCATCACAAAATAA
- a CDS encoding iron-containing alcohol dehydrogenase, with translation MQTTTLSQFSLRSAIYSGSNSRAMVPDLFKGLGSKRVVLFSDRGLEKAGVVEKVAQIFELTGKGSGPELAGIYVDIAQDAESTSVNEALRYAREVGADGLLAVGGGSVLDTVKGVKYAMHRGLTDIKEAIPGGFLFEQFPKATHIPIPHIAIPTTAGTGSEVSPIAVIYNEDIQMKGNIINPFLSADIAVLDPDLTVGLPPAITAFTGFDALTHAIEAFASPSATALTDAHALHAIRLIEKNLPIAVAEGTNLDARMEMLQASLMGITAFSFALNAIPVHNFAHAYGALFRIPHGLANAVFLPVVMEYVPSLYLPKVRELASALRVDFDAEEENEAVLAKVVEKLRLLQHKTGLPSDFTEYNLTEEDLERVAGAVAKDPAAVSFPMPKELIQAVGQQVVPIGVK, from the coding sequence ATGCAAACGACAACATTATCACAGTTCTCCCTTCGTTCAGCAATCTACAGTGGATCAAATTCTCGTGCCATGGTACCTGATTTGTTCAAGGGCTTAGGGTCTAAAAGAGTGGTTCTTTTTAGCGACAGGGGTCTGGAAAAAGCCGGAGTAGTAGAAAAAGTCGCCCAGATTTTCGAGTTGACCGGCAAAGGTTCTGGTCCTGAACTTGCCGGGATTTACGTCGACATTGCCCAGGATGCTGAAAGCACTTCGGTGAATGAAGCTCTCCGGTATGCAAGGGAAGTGGGTGCTGACGGATTGCTTGCTGTTGGAGGCGGCAGCGTGCTTGACACAGTTAAGGGAGTAAAATATGCCATGCACAGAGGGTTAACAGACATCAAGGAAGCGATCCCCGGCGGCTTTTTATTCGAGCAATTTCCAAAGGCAACCCATATCCCGATCCCGCATATTGCCATTCCGACAACTGCTGGAACAGGTTCCGAGGTCTCGCCGATCGCGGTTATCTACAATGAGGATATCCAAATGAAGGGAAATATCATCAATCCTTTCCTCAGTGCGGACATTGCGGTGCTGGATCCTGATTTAACAGTGGGTCTGCCGCCGGCAATCACGGCTTTTACCGGCTTTGATGCCCTCACACATGCTATCGAGGCATTTGCATCTCCGAGTGCTACTGCACTGACTGATGCCCATGCTTTGCATGCAATCCGGCTGATTGAAAAAAATCTTCCGATCGCAGTAGCAGAGGGTACCAATCTTGATGCCAGAATGGAAATGCTTCAGGCGAGTCTGATGGGAATCACCGCATTCAGTTTTGCCTTGAACGCCATTCCTGTCCATAACTTCGCCCATGCATATGGAGCATTGTTCAGAATCCCTCATGGACTGGCAAATGCTGTTTTCCTGCCAGTGGTAATGGAATATGTACCAAGCTTGTATCTTCCAAAGGTAAGAGAGCTAGCCTCGGCATTGAGGGTTGATTTTGATGCTGAAGAAGAAAATGAAGCCGTGCTGGCAAAAGTAGTTGAAAAGTTGCGCCTGCTTCAGCATAAGACTGGATTGCCATCGGACTTTACAGAATACAATTTAACCGAGGAAGACCTGGAGCGGGTTGCGGGTGCCGTTGCCAAGGACCCTGCAGCCGTATCCTTCCCGATGCCAAAAGAACTGATCCAGGCTGTCGGCCAGCAGGTCGTTCCGATTGGTGTAAAATAA
- a CDS encoding R2-like ligand-binding oxidase → MEQRTILTTSKRGLQTDSFPFRLYQKAKKFGIWNPADIDFTQDQQDWKQLDAEQQNDILRLISQFQAGEEAVTLDLLPLIMAIAKEGRLEEEMFLTTFLFEEAKHTEFFRLVLNALGETGDLSGHHTETYKTIFYEILPTAMDRLLTDQSPEAIAEASTVYNMFVEGVLAETGYYSFYQNLETLGLMPGLLKGIGNLKKDESRHIGYGTFLLQRLICEHPHLYEFVEGKMQELTPLAIRLNQEGFKGKDISTFGNQIEDTMNFTMKQLSVRMEILSRARGKRIEEIYRVTETEMGVL, encoded by the coding sequence GTGGAGCAAAGAACAATATTAACAACCAGCAAGCGGGGGTTGCAGACGGATTCATTCCCATTCCGTCTCTATCAAAAAGCGAAGAAATTCGGCATCTGGAACCCTGCTGACATTGATTTTACCCAGGACCAACAAGACTGGAAGCAGTTGGACGCCGAACAGCAAAATGACATTCTGCGCCTGATTTCACAGTTCCAGGCTGGTGAGGAAGCCGTTACCCTCGATTTGCTGCCGCTGATCATGGCCATCGCCAAGGAAGGCAGGCTCGAGGAGGAGATGTTTTTAACCACCTTCTTGTTTGAAGAAGCCAAGCATACCGAGTTCTTCCGGCTTGTCCTGAATGCGCTCGGTGAAACAGGTGACCTATCAGGACACCATACTGAGACGTATAAAACGATTTTTTATGAAATCCTGCCGACTGCGATGGACCGTCTGCTGACTGACCAATCACCTGAAGCTATCGCTGAGGCTTCTACTGTCTACAATATGTTTGTTGAGGGAGTCCTGGCTGAAACAGGCTACTACTCATTCTATCAAAACCTTGAAACACTCGGTTTAATGCCAGGGTTGCTCAAGGGGATCGGCAATTTGAAAAAAGATGAATCAAGGCATATTGGCTATGGGACCTTCCTGCTGCAAAGACTGATTTGTGAGCATCCACATTTATACGAGTTCGTTGAAGGAAAAATGCAGGAACTGACCCCGCTTGCCATCCGTTTGAACCAGGAGGGATTCAAGGGGAAGGATATAAGTACTTTCGGAAATCAGATCGAAGATACAATGAATTTTACCATGAAACAGCTTTCAGTCCGGATGGAAATCCTGTCCCGTGCAAGAGGCAAGCGTATTGAAGAGATTTATAGAGTCACAGAGACCGAGATGGGAGTTCTGTAA